Below is a genomic region from Xiphophorus hellerii strain 12219 chromosome 17, Xiphophorus_hellerii-4.1, whole genome shotgun sequence.
CTGGATCGTAGCCACATCTGGAAGAGATGCAGCAGAGCTGAACATTAGTCAGAGCAGGTCAGCATATGGGCTCATAGTCTGGCTGCAATAGGTTGCTACACATTTTGAACCTTTTGATCCTATGACACATAGTTGATCTAAAATGCATTGCCACATTATGATGCATTATCCACTACGATGCTTCCCAGTGGGGATGAAGCCTTCAGGGTGATGTGGAGTGCTAACTGTCTGCCAGAGAGGAGGATCGGTTCAGTTCTGGTCTCCTGCAGAGCATTTAATGCCACATGTTTGTGGTCTTGTCTTACAGTGATTGTCATGAATACTGTAGGAAGATTCTGGCTTTGCACAGTATGGAACCTTCCAATGCGTCACGTGATTTAAAAGATGAACCATACCGTTACATTTCCCCCTTACCTTTCCAGCAGGATGCTAACCACCTCCACACAGCCGTGCATAGCtagaggaagagcagagaagATGTTAGTAGTCTGCTATATCGTGATAATGCTGGATTCagtcttaaaggggcagtattatgtgtgtTCCAGGCagtttatagcataatcaagtaactatgttaattTCAGTTGtgataaaaatgctgtatgtatATCACATATgagttaaaagaaattttactttgtaatttagcgccttgaaattgggtctctgtatgtttaaaaactcctgctctttgtgatgactttctgaaactccgccttcaggaagccaTCACAACATCTCTCCTCTATTAACTccttaacaacatttttaccagcgttaaactgagaagtagttcctataatgaactcagcagatgagcagttccaccaggtgtttgctaattgctgctggctagtctgaaggagctgagcagGGAAGACGTGGGGCTCCCgagggaataacattttaacaagtCCATTTTatgtaatactgcccctttaatgaaTTTGCGGATAGAAGCATGCTCCACCTGCAGTGTGCAGCGGTGTTCTGCCCGTCGTGCTCTCGCTCCTCCAAACGTCTGGTGCAGCTCGAAGCAGCAGCTCGACGACCTGAGGATCACCCTCCCTGCAGGCGATGTGGAAGGAGTTCCAGCCGTCCTTGTTTCTCAATGTGGGGTCTGCGCCGTGGGACAGCAGCTTCTTTATCACCTCCAGGTTCTTTCTGGTGCACGCCATCATGAGGGGAGTCCTGTGAGAGAGGAGTCACAAAACATGACTACAGGCTGACACAGCAAtcgttttcattgttttatgatGTAATTGTTGTAATATTTGTAACACTGGAGTGTGGGATGCAACAGGGAAAAATCAAGTTATGTAAAATTATTGTTCCATACACATAcattaaaaattgtaaattctACAACAGAAAGGCTCTGGGTTCAAAAGTCTGCTGCATCTTTCTTTGTGGATGTTCTCTTTATGCATTCATTGGTTTTCTCTGAGTgctctgaataaaaacacacattcctTTTTTTGACCTTCCCAACATTTGACATTCCCTTACAAACATACTGACTCCATTTAACCTTTTCTCcaattacaactacaaactgcAATGTTCTATTGggattttttgtgacagactAACAAATATTAGTGAACTACTGTGAATTGGAGGGTAgatgatacatggttttcaaatatttatttttacaaataaatgtcCTAAAACAAAAGTGAGTTGTATTTGTAATACCCTGCCTTcaccttaaataaaatccacgtAGGTTGTGTGTGACTTATAGTTATAAGCTTAAACTAGACTGAAAACTACAATAAACAGAtgtacaaatgacaaaaaatgcaactaaacctaaaatgctttttattataTGGTTATCAgctacaataactctttaaagaatctgaattaatataAGCTACACCAACAactaaaatgtctaaaacaatTAGTTATCTATTTTTACAGATCAAAATGATgagaatgaatgaatataaataaacacgGTTTTTAATAAAGGTGTAAAGTGTAAAATATGAGTCACTGTTCACTTTATCtgttataaaatatatacagatgcagtaaaattttaaaccaCCTTCATCCGCGCTAAAATCAAAGCtgaacaaatatgttttaaatacatctactgaaattaaacaaaaagtcGTTCCTTCGAGCCGGATTCGAACCAGCGACCTAAGGATTTCAGCGTTAAGCCTCTACAGTCCTCCGCTCTACCAACTGAGCTATCGAAGGGAACTGCGTAACCTCCCTCAACATTAAGTTTTTAATCCAACAACGGGAGTTCTACGTCATGATGATATTTATAACGATTTCCATTCGCCTCTTACCAGTCTGCCCTCTTCAGGCTGTCCACGTTCGCTCCTTCCTGGAGCAAGAAGTCGACACACTCCTCATGGCCCATGGAGGCAGCCTCATGCAGCGGTCTCTTGTAGTCGTTATTGAACACTTCCACGTCTGCGCCAAGCTGCTGTATTAGGAACTTCATAACGTCCAAGTGTCCGTGTCTCGCTGCGTAGTGCAGCAGAGTGTCTCCTGAGCGTCCAAAGTGTTTGCCGCTGATAGAAGCAGTAGCTTCAGAGCTCCATGATGCGATGTGTTTCTGCAGACAGGTCAACCGTCCCTCCTGAGTTAGCTTCACAAGCAGTTTTAAACCACCTTCATCCATGCTCAtttataagacaaaactaactaaactcCGGGGATACAGACATGTTGGGAGAAGTATTTTCTTACAGGGGCTTTCTCAGAGGCTGTAAAATTAGATGGCCAAGCATAGACATTTACGGAGATTGTCTATATCCAGCGATATTTATATTATCCAATTTTTCGCTAACTCTTTCTAACTTCATTGGAACTAAGCGTTCAATGTGAATAAGTGAAAACTTGTGTTACAGCACAAAATACCTTACTTTAGAATATGGTTGCAGAACTAACAGACATCAAAGCTATTTCTTTGCAATAACTTCTAGCATTTCAAACTAGCTCTTTAATGCAAACtttataaattattgaaaatatataacaaattaaacagCTCATCAacagttgaaaaataaaacaacctttGGAGTAAAATGTGCAAACAAAACTGATGCGAGGATCGGGCTACGCATTTATTGTCCTTTAAATCAAAACGAAACACTAAGAGTTATGGGAAATGTAGTTTTAAAGTGTAAAGTATGCTTCGctcactgataaaaaaaaattaaaatcagttatttatttcaagaataTAAGACACATTTAAATATCCTATTTAGAGAACACAGCTTTGTTTGCGGATTTTATTCCTTCACCATCAATGTGGCTGAGGTGGAACACTGCTGGCAACACGAAGCAGAAAGCCATGATCCAGccttctctgctgcagagaGCGATTAGATAAAGGCGCTGGTGAACAAGACGAGTTAGACTGtgagaagaggaagatgaatAATAGAGAAGTTTAAGGAAAAGGAATAAATTTCTCCTTGATTTGTTTTACAACATGAACTGTGAAATCCAGGGATGAGACTGTCAACATCTCTTTAATGGTGAGTGTAGAATATTTCAGAAAGATTATTCAAAATGCTTACGATTTGTCTAACACACAATGACTAACACAATGCcttgtgcaaaagtattcatgttttctatacatattcacattttaagttacatccacaaactttaatgtcttTTGTTGGGATTTAATGTTAAGAACACAAAACAGTGCCGAATTATGAAGTGGAAAGGAAAATGATattgtgtggggttttttctttttcatattaagATGTGCAAAATACtgtgtgcatttgcattcattCAGTTCAGTCAGTTCTTTGTGGAGCTGCCTTTCACTGCACCACCTTTGCACATCCAGAGACTGACACATTTGCCCGTTCTTCCTTGCAAAAAAGCTCGGCTGGATTGGATGAAGGGTGTCCGTTAACAGCAAGTTAAGTTAATTCTCAGTGAGATTTAAGTCTGGATTTTGACAAATGGACATGCTTCCCATATGGCTTGATTACTTTTCTATAACACAGAAAAGTAATCTGTGTTTTCATCAGTTGTGGCAGATGGCTGCTAacactgagccaggttctggttctgctggaagttTCCTCCTGTTAAATGGGAGTTTCCTTTTACACAGTCGCTACATGCTGGTCCAGGAGGACTGAATGCTGCCAGTCACTGATTGGATGGAATCTTCTGGATTTCCTTtgacagaaaactttttaacCAATTGGAACAGTAAACTGAACTTGACTCCATTCTTTGATAACAGGATCAATtggaataaatatatttgacttGGAATCTTCATGATTCAATTGAatggacttttttgtttttgtgaattgGCACTATATACATAgactgaattgaatttaaattaaaggttTTCCACACATAACATTTTGCAGATAGGACAAATATGTCAATTTTAGTTTCAGCTCATCCAtagcatcacataaaatccaaatgaaatattCTTGTTATCGTAATAGGGCGAAATAGTAGAAAGTTTAAGAATATAAGAATGCTTGTGGAAGTCTCTGTGATGTGTAATGTGATCTAGAAAGATTTGAACTCATCACAATGGAGCGGTGCATGCAGTCTGGTAGAATACCAGCAGCACGACTTGCTCAAAAGTAAAGAACATCCTGTTTTTACCCAGTTTATCCAGTCTGTGTGTTCCTGGGGCTGCTACACAAAGTCTATGACCCAGCAAATATTAATCtggtataaaaagaaagaaaaaaaagaagaagatatgGGTGGAGGAATGATGTGGATGAAAGATGAGTGCGCTGTAACTCATAGTCTCCAGAGTGGACTTCTAATTGTTCAAATCTAGAACAGAAATGATGGAAGTAGATCTGTTTTCTGGGAAAAAGTGTGTCTGCAGCCAAATGGTTCCAGATGTGTGGAGGTTCTCCAAACAGTGACAAACAAACCTGAAACAAATGTGCTGTGAGAAGCAGACATGTTGTTTCATTTCTGCTGACATCAGGCTGTGTCATGAAAACGCTCTGCAAAATTAAAGCAGACAGAGGAGAAAGAAGCAGGCCTGTATGTTTACCCTTGGTTATTTCATAAACTCACATTATTGTCAGAGTTCCTATGAAGAATCAAACCCATCATTCAGCAACATCAGCTACAGTGGGGGAagaaaggctttaaattaatagaaatctGTGTTTGTTCAGTCCACCAGTGGAATAAGTTTGACTTTAGAGAGCTGGAATGCAAactgagttttttctttaagcCTGGCACCAGGAAGGAAGGGAGCCgtggaaaacaaaatcagcCACATGTGCTGGCCGGTTTCTCCGTGAATTTCCTGCAGGTCAAATCACAGGAGCAGTTTGTCCGAGTCAGAGGGTGACGCTCCCAAAAACATAAGAGACAAAATTCTtgtgaaacaaataaaacacatttaatgtcagaaaaaatagccttaataaatacaaaaaacagttttcaatttattgttttatttcataaagaaATATAAGGTGGAAAAAGTATGCAAGTCAATCTGGCCCTATATCAGAAAAAGCAATTGATCACTAAACTTAATAAATAGATGTGGTAGCTAACTGCCAAGGCGTAACTAATACGTTTTTAACATCGCTGTAGGAgctatttatctattttcagttaaatcttagaatttagattatttagtttatttgtattttttgcttattttttagctgatttataattagaatttttgtttaatttgttatttagaATAGGTTTTTGGCTAGTGattcacttaattagttaattaatttcagtttgggaAGTGGGTGTTTCACGGTATAAATAGGTAGGTCTTAGGTAGCTCATTATGCACATGGGTGGTCAGATGGTTTTTTACCAGTGCCAGTATCAGTCAGTCCCAGTCACTTCAGTCTATAACTTGTTTTGCCTGAACTGGAATAAAAGCAACTAGAACTGCATTTTGACTGTTTTGATCCCTTTTTTGAACTTCGTAAACCAGAACCCACGATGCATCAGGTGACTATTTGCGTTTAATTCACTTTGCTTTGATCAAAGtcttgtgggttttttttgtttttttttttatttgagtttgagACAAATAGTCACTACAATCGCCATGGAGAAATTCTGGTCCACTCTTCTCTGCAGAATTCAGTGGAACTGAGTGGGATTTATAGTTCTATCAATTATGACCAAATGTCCAagtcctgaagcagcaaagctTCCCCTGACCATCACACCACCTCTTCAGTGTGACTGTGagtctgctgttgtttttgtaaaatgctgTGTTAGCTCCATACATGTCAGATGGTTCTTTTTGCTTTGCAATGATTTTGTACTTTAAACACTCCTAGGGATTCCATTTCTTGTCCAGAATATTTCATATTGTTGAATCATGATCATTTACTTTAACAGTGAGTTGAGGTTGTTCTGGGGTCAACTACGACTGCCTGGATGTGCTGTCCTGAACTTCAATAACCTGTTCATTGttcctttttcaaatgtttttcatgcagtatttatttttggagaGCTTTACCTCCAGTAATATGCAGTCCATCCCAATAAAGTCCACAATGACAAAGTGTCAATATAACTGACagtctttatttctcttttattttgtgtgttttgcagatACTATTTGGAGGAATTATAAAATATGCCTCTCCTAAAAAAAAGTAAGTGCTAAGTAAGATCCAATCAATGCAGAGGAAACAATTATAAATGACAATGTTTAGTTTGCCATACATGTGcacatagtttttaaaatggaagTCTATCAGAAGCAACTGTTGCCAGTGACAGACTCTTAAGTTTTCCTCCAGGGAAAGGAAGCAGGAACTGTGCGAGCTGTGATGAAGTAACCAGATGGTACAAGTCTGTACAGAGTTCTGTTTTATGAGTTTATTCACACAGAGAACAGCCAATTGGATTGCACAAACATCTGAGAGCTGCTCCAAAAAAGTAATCAGGATCAGCACTAAACATTATTCTCCCCATGTCTTTTCTAAGATTTGTTTCAACCAAGTGTGTCATGTGTGGTGCTTGTTAGCAAACTGTGAGGCAGCATAAATCACATGCCTCCAGTTCAGCAGTAGTGAAATCCTGCCAACTTTCTATGcggacaaaaaagaaatccaccTACCTTTGTCAGGTAAAACAGAACAGAACTTCAAAAGCTCATGATTTGGTGTTTAAAGGGCTTCTTACCTGTCTGCATTTTATGGAAAAGAATTAGggtgtcatgttctgtgtttttctgtgtatttatttagagttttcttcttcttcttcttttttgttttatggcggttggcaaacaactgtcaggtgcattaccgccaccttctggACTGGAGTATGAACCAGATGCCTAAACCCTATAATCTCCCTATTAGACCTGTTTTTCTAAGAAACCTAAATACGGAATTAAAAACCACATCTCCAGAagatttatttagagttttctgtgtccctgagtcttcTTGTTGTCCTGTCCGccctttgattactcccaggtgtttctcattccctgattacctcctgtgtatttagtgtcacctgtgtgtctgtgtctttgtcgggtccttgtctaatgtgTGCTCAGTCCTTCGTGTTGTCCATTGGTaaaccagttgctaccggcgttgtgccctggcttccgctcagttgtgctgcctgtgtttttggactgttttggatttcttttgttcattaaatcatcattattcactgcatcctgggtctgctgcgtctgcctcactaCCACATTTCATGACATAGgaccactgaaaaaaaaaaagaattcagactttttgcTCAACATTCTGactttctcagaattctgagaaaaaaagtcagaatgaattatatatttatttatttttttattagccCTAATTCTCTTCcaaagcattttgtttctttttggtaCTGATAGTAGATTGTGGAAGCAATGCATAAAGACAAACCACATAGACTCCTATAAACTTATAAAGGGGGGGCACAgagtttatttcaaataatttggggtcctttttctttcagtgtgtCTGGAACAAGAGATTTTGCCAGAGGTGTTCTGTATTCTGAAAGCATTCTGAAATAATCGTTCGACTGAAGGCCAGACGTGAGACCGTCTGAGGCAAAAATAAtgccaaaataaacaaactgtcaACATTTGCACAGAATCCTAAAGATAGGACCGTATATAACCTGTTTAGGTTTATCAGCAAAACAAGTTGATTTGGTGGTGAGTGTCACTTTAAGCAGAGCAGTTCTGGTCTGTCAGTCttacattttgtattaaagCAGGAGAACAGTGGGGGATTTAAAGTAGCCTCTTCTGTTATCCAGATGTGTTGCTGGCGAGTGACAAATACACCCTTTCAGCTCCTTCAGGGTTTCATCACTTGTTGTGTTTAGTGTCACTACGAGTTTTCAATGTCTGGATTTGAAATGGCACAACAAAAAGCAGCAtaacatatatattttctgtggtttatttaaatataaggGCAACTGAACTGGAACTGAATTtccaattaaatcaaataattgaGATAAAACATTATAGGATGACGACTCAGTCTacaatgaaatgaaaggtaTAGTACTTCAAGAAtcacttgttttttctttttttatctttgcattTTACATTTCCTTCCATTGTTTTTTTCAGGTCCCTGAATTGTTTGTCTTTGATTAATTTACCTCTTGTTACAGAATGAAACCTTA
It encodes:
- the ankrd16 gene encoding ankyrin repeat domain-containing protein 16 translates to MSMDEGGLKLLVKLTQEGRLTCLQKHIASWSSEATASISGKHFGRSGDTLLHYAARHGHLDVMKFLIQQLGADVEVFNNDYKRPLHEAASMGHEECVDFLLQEGANVDSLKRADWTPLMMACTRKNLEVIKKLLSHGADPTLRNKDGWNSFHIACREGDPQVVELLLRAAPDVWRSESTTGRTPLHTAAMHGCVEVVSILLERCGYDPDSADSCGVTPFMDAVRNGHLPVARLLIEKHQASPVAADVLGAQPVHQVAVTGQEEALRFLVLDLAVDINQRATDIQLTALHYAAKEGHTAVIKTLVELGADLHARDKKGRTALHMACIGQHAEAVRTLLLLGLQDSEDGSGATARQLAKKQNVLRMFERDTPETHTGPS